A window of the Chlorocebus sabaeus isolate Y175 chromosome 8, mChlSab1.0.hap1, whole genome shotgun sequence genome harbors these coding sequences:
- the TONSL gene encoding tonsoku-like protein isoform X1 produces the protein MSLDRELRQLSKAKAKAQRAGQRREEAALCHQLGELLAGHGRYAEALEQHWQELRLRESADDPLGCAVAHRKIGERLAEMEDYPTALQHQHHYLELAHSLRNHTELQRAWATIGRTHLDIYDHCQSRDALLQAQAAFEKSLAIVDEELEGTLAQGELNEMRTRLYLNLGLTFESLQQTALCNDYFRKSIFLAEQNHLYEDLFRARYNLGTVHWRAGQHSQAMRCLEGARECAHTMRKRFMESECCVAIAQVLQDLGDFLAAKRALKKAYRLGSQKPVQRAAVCQNLQHVLAVVRLQQQLEDAEGSDPQGAMAICEQLGDLFSKAGDFPRAAEAYQKQLRFAELLDRPGAERAIIHVSLAATLGDMKDHRGAVRHYEEELRLRSGNVLEEAKTWLNIALSREEAGDAYELLAPCFQKALSCAQQAQRPQLQRQVLQHLHAVQLRLQPQEAPGTETRLQELSVDEDEDEEEEAAATAECKALEASEVELSESEDDADGLTPQLEEDEELQGRPGRRKGSKWNRRNDMGETLLHRACIEGQLRRVQDLVRQGHPLNPRDYCGWTPLHEACNYGHLEIVRFLLDHGAAVDDPGGQGCEGITPLHDALNCGHFEVAELLLERGASVTLRTRKGLSPLETLQQWVKLYRRDLDLETRQKARAMEMLLQAAASGQDPHSSQDSLTIPSSLLFDPETSPPLSPCPKPPSNSTRPPEASQARARVSPGQAAPAVARPRRSRHGPASSSSSEGEDSAGPPRLSQKRPRCLATAQQVAARTPGPASNREAAAASNSRAAYQAAIWGVGSAQSRLGPHPPRGQSKALAPQAALIPEEECLAGDWLELDTPLTRSRRPRPQGTGDSRRPSSTSGSDSEESRPRARAKQVRLTCVQGCSAPVKAGPSSLSSEPSGSPSTARVSEPSGDSSAAGQPLGLAMPPPIRVRVQVQDHLFLIPVPHSSETHSVAWLAEQAAQRYYQTCGLLPRLTLRKEGALLAPQDPIPDVLQSNDEVLAEVTSWDLPPLTDRYRRACQSLGQGEHQQVLQAVELQGLGLSFSACSLALHQAQLTPLLRALKLHTALRELRLAGNRLGDKCVAELVAALGTMPSLALLDLSSNHLGPEGLRQLAMGLPGQATLQSLEELDLSMNPLGDGCGQALASLLRTCPLLSTLRLQACGFGPSFFPSHQTALSSAFQDAEHLKTLCLSYNALGAPSLARTLRSLPARTLLHLELSSVAAGKGDSGLMEPIVQYLAKEGCALAHLTLSANHLGDKAIRDLCRCLSLCPSLISLDLSANPEISCVSLEELLSTLQKRPQGLSFLGLSGCAIQGPLGLGLWDKIAAQLRELQLCSRRLCAEDRDALRQLRPSRPCPGECTLDHGSKLFFRRL, from the exons ATGAGCCTGGATCGCGAGCTTCGCC AGCTGAGCAAGGCGAAGGCCAAGGCGCAGAGGGCCGGGCAGCGGCGCGAGGAGGCAGCGCTGTGCCACCAGCTGGGGGAGCTCCTGGCCGGCCATG GCCGCTACGCCGAAGCCCTGGAGCAGCACTGGCAGGAGCTGCGGCTCCGGGAGAGCGCTGACGACCCCCTGGGCTGTGCCGTGGCCCACCGCAAGATCGGAGAGCGCCTGGCCGAGATGGAGGACTACCCGACTGCCTTGCAG CACCAGCACCACTACCTGGAGCTAGCACATTCCCTGCGCAACCACACGGAGCTGCAGAGGGCCTGGGCCACCATCGGCCGCACCCACCTGGACATCTATGACCACTGCCAGTCGAGGGATGCTCTGCTGCAGGCACAGGCTGCCTTTGAGAAGAGCTTGGCTATTGTGGATGAGGAGCTGGAGG GGACACTGGCTCAGGGAGAGCTGAATGAGATGAGGACCCGCCTCTACCTCAACCTGGGTCTTACCTTTGAGAGCCTGCAGCAGACAGCCCTGTGCAACGATTACTTCAGGAAGAGCATCTTCCTTGCGGA GCAGAACCACCTTTACGAGGACCTGTTCCGCGCCCGCTACAACCTGGGCACCGTCCACTGGCGCGCGGGCCAGCACTCCCAGGCTATGCGCTGCTTGGAGGGTGCCCGGGAGTGTGCGCACACCATGAGGAAACGGTTCATGGAGAGCGAGTGCTGCGTGGCCATCGCACAG GTCCTCCAAGACCTGGGAGACTTTCTGGCTGCCAAGCGAGCCCTGAAGAAGGCCTACAGGCTGGGCTCCCAGAAGCCTGTGCAGAGAGCAGCCGTCTGTCAGAACCTCCAGCATG TGCTGGCAGTGGTCCGACTGCAGCAACAGCTGGAAGATGCCGAGGGAAGTGACCCTCAGGGCGCCATGGCCATCTGTGAGCAGCTAGGTGACCTCTTCTCCAAGGCAGGAGACTTTCCCAGGGCAGCTGAGGCTTACCAGAAGCAG CTACGTTTCGCTGAGCTGCTGGACAGACCGGGTGCCGAGCGGGCCATCATCCACGTGTCCCTGGCCGCCACACTGGGAGACATGAAGGACCACCGTGGGGCCGTGCGCCACTATGAGGAGGAGCTGAGGCTGCGCAGCGGCAACGTGCTGGAG gagGCCAAGACCTGGCTGAACATCGCACTGTCCCGTGAAGAGGCTGGCGATGCCTACGAACTGCTGGCCCCATGCTTCCAGAAGGCCCTCAGCTGTGCCCAGCAGGCCCAGCGGCCCCAGCTGCAG AGGCAGGTCTTGCAGCACCTCCATGCCGTGCAGCTGAGGCTGCAGCCCCAGGAGGCCCCTGGCACAGAAACCAGACTACAGGAGCTCAGTgtagatgaagatgaagatgaggaggaggaggcggcagcCACAGCGGAGTGCAAAGCCCTGGAGGCCAGTGAGGTGGAGCTCTCAGAGAGCG AGGACGACGCTGATGGCCTGACCCCGCAactggaggaggatgaggagctGCAGGGCCGCCCGGGCCGGCGGAAGGGGAGCAAG TGGAACCGGCGGAACGACATGGGGGAGACGCTGCTGCACCGAGCCTGCATCGAGGGCCAGCTGCGCCGCGTCCAGGACCTCGTGAGGCAG GGCCACCCCCTGAACCCTCGGGACTACTGTGGCTGGACGCCTCTGCACGAGGCCTGCAACTACGGGCATCTAG AAATTGTCCGCTTTCTGCTGGATCACGGGGCCGCAGTGGACGACCCGGGTGGCCAGGGCTGCGAAGGCATCACTCCCCTGCATGATGCCCTCAACTGTGGTCACTTTGAGGTGGCTGAGCTGCTGCTTGAACGGGGGGCGTCCGTCACCCTCCGCACTCGAAAG GGCCTCAGCCCGCTGGAGACGCTGCAGCAGTGGGTGAAGCTGTACCGCAGGGACCTGGACCTGGAGACGCGGCAGAAGGCCAGGGCCATGGAAATGCTGCTCCAGGCAGCCGCCTCAGGCCAAG ATCCCCACAGCTCCCAGGACTCCCTCACCATCCCAAGTAGCCTTCTGTTTGACCCTGAGACCTCTCCTCCTCTGAGCCCCTGCCCAAAACCCCCCTCTAATAGCACTAGACCCCCAGAGGCCTCTCAGGCCCGTGCCAGGGTCTCCCCAGGGCAGGCAGCACCAGCCGTGGCCAGGCCTCGGAGGAGCAGGCATGggccagccagcagcagcagttCGGAAGGTGAGGACAGCGCAGGCCCCCCGCGGCTGTCCCAGAAGAGGCCTCGGTGCTTGGCCACAGCACAACAGGTGGCAGCCCGGACGCCTGGCCCTGCCAGCAACAGGGAAGCAGCCGCAGCCAGCAACAGCCGGGCAGCCTACCAGGCAGCCATCTGGGGTGTGGGCAGTGCTCAGAGCCGGCTGGGGCCTCACCCACCTCGGGGCCAGAGCAAAGCCCTTGCCCCCCAGGCAGCGCTCATCCCGGAGGAGGAGTGCCTGGCTGGAGACTGGCTAGAGCTGGACACGCCCCTGACCCGCAGCCGCCGGCCCCGCCCCCAGGGCACTGGGGACAGCCGCAGGCCTAGTAGTACCTCCGGGTCGGACAGTGAGGAGAGCAGGCCCCGTGCCCGAGCCAAGCAGGTCCGCCTGACCTGCGTGCAGGGTTGCAGTGCACCGGTCAAGGCAGGGCCCAGCAGCCTGTCTTCAGAACCCTCAGGAAGCCCCAGCACCGCCAGGGTCTCAGAGCCCAGTGGGGACAGCTCTGCGGCAGGCCAGCCCTTG GGTCTGGCCATGCCACCTCCCATCCGGGTTCGAGTTCAAGTTCAGGATCATCTTTTCCTTATCCCTGTCCCACACAG CAGTGAGACCCACTCTGTGGCCTGGCTGGCCGAGCAGGCGGCCCAGCGCTACTACCAGACCTGTGGGCTGCTGCCCAGGCTCACCCTACGGAAAGAGGGGGCCCTGCTGGCCCCACAGGACCCCATCCCCGATGTGCTGCAGAGCAATGATGAG GTGTTGGCTGAGGTAACTTCGTGGGACCTGCCTCCGTTGACCGACCGCTACCGCAGGGCCTGCCAGAGCCTGGGGCAAG GGGAGCACCAACAGGTGCTGCAAGCCGTGGAGCTCCAGGGCTTGGGCCTCTCATTCAGCGCCTGCTCCCTGGCCCTGCACCAGGCCCAGCTTACACCCCTGCTGCGGGCCCTCAAGCTGCACACAGCACTCCGCGAGCTGCGCCTGGCAGGGAACCGGCTGGGGGACAAGTGTGTGGCTGAGCTGGTGGCTGCCCtgggcaccatgcccagcctggccctCCTCGACCTCTCCTCCAATCACCTGGGTCCTGAAGGCCTACGCCAGCTTGCCATGGGGCTCCCAGGCCAAGCCACCTTGCAG AGTTTGGAGGAGCTGGACTTAAGCATGAACCCCCTGGGGGACGGCTGTGGCCAGGCCCTGGCCTCCCTCCTGCGCACCTGCCCCTTACTCAGCACCCTGCGTCTACAGGCCTGTGGCTTTGGCCCCAGCTTCTTCCCGAGCCACCAGACAGCACTGAGTAGTGCTTTCCAAG ACGCTGAGCACCTGAAGACCCTGTGCCTGTCCTACAATGCCCTGGGAGCCCCATCCCTGGCCAGGACCCTGCGGAGCCTGCCCGCCCGCACCCTCCTGCACCTAGAGCTCAGCTCCGTGGCAGCCGGCAAGGGTGACTCAGGCCTCATGGAGCCCATAGTCCAATACCTGGCCAAG GAAGGCTGTGCTCTGGCCCACCTGACCCTGTCTGCAAACCACCTGGGGGACAAGGCCATTAGAGACCTGTGCAG ATGTCTCTCTCTGTGCCCCTCACTCATCTCGCTCGATCTGTCCGCAAACCCTGAGATCAGCTGTGTCAGCCTGGAAGAGCTACTGTCTACCCTCCAAAAGCGGCCCCAAGGCCTTAGCTTCCTTGGCTTGTCAG GCTGCGCCATCCAGGGTCCCCTGGGCCTGGGCTTGTGGGACAAGATCGCCGCGCAGCTCCGGGAACTGCAGCTGTGCAGCAGACGCCTCTGCGCCGAGGACCGGGACGCCCTGCGCCAGCTGCGGCCCAGTCGGCCGTGCCCCGGCGAGTGCACGCTGGACCACGGCTCCAAGCTCTTCTTCCGGCGCCTCTGA
- the TONSL gene encoding tonsoku-like protein isoform X3 → MTPPQVRPRTRDACQAVLCPRLGRYAEALEQHWQELRLRESADDPLGCAVAHRKIGERLAEMEDYPTALQHQHHYLELAHSLRNHTELQRAWATIGRTHLDIYDHCQSRDALLQAQAAFEKSLAIVDEELEGTLAQGELNEMRTRLYLNLGLTFESLQQTALCNDYFRKSIFLAEQNHLYEDLFRARYNLGTVHWRAGQHSQAMRCLEGARECAHTMRKRFMESECCVAIAQVLQDLGDFLAAKRALKKAYRLGSQKPVQRAAVCQNLQHVLAVVRLQQQLEDAEGSDPQGAMAICEQLGDLFSKAGDFPRAAEAYQKQLRFAELLDRPGAERAIIHVSLAATLGDMKDHRGAVRHYEEELRLRSGNVLEEAKTWLNIALSREEAGDAYELLAPCFQKALSCAQQAQRPQLQRQVLQHLHAVQLRLQPQEAPGTETRLQELSVDEDEDEEEEAAATAECKALEASEVELSESEDDADGLTPQLEEDEELQGRPGRRKGSKWNRRNDMGETLLHRACIEGQLRRVQDLVRQGHPLNPRDYCGWTPLHEACNYGHLEIVRFLLDHGAAVDDPGGQGCEGITPLHDALNCGHFEVAELLLERGASVTLRTRKGLSPLETLQQWVKLYRRDLDLETRQKARAMEMLLQAAASGQDPHSSQDSLTIPSSLLFDPETSPPLSPCPKPPSNSTRPPEASQARARVSPGQAAPAVARPRRSRHGPASSSSSEGEDSAGPPRLSQKRPRCLATAQQVAARTPGPASNREAAAASNSRAAYQAAIWGVGSAQSRLGPHPPRGQSKALAPQAALIPEEECLAGDWLELDTPLTRSRRPRPQGTGDSRRPSSTSGSDSEESRPRARAKQVRLTCVQGCSAPVKAGPSSLSSEPSGSPSTARVSEPSGDSSAAGQPLGLAMPPPIRVRVQVQDHLFLIPVPHSSETHSVAWLAEQAAQRYYQTCGLLPRLTLRKEGALLAPQDPIPDVLQSNDEVLAEVTSWDLPPLTDRYRRACQSLGQGEHQQVLQAVELQGLGLSFSACSLALHQAQLTPLLRALKLHTALRELRLAGNRLGDKCVAELVAALGTMPSLALLDLSSNHLGPEGLRQLAMGLPGQATLQSLEELDLSMNPLGDGCGQALASLLRTCPLLSTLRLQACGFGPSFFPSHQTALSSAFQDAEHLKTLCLSYNALGAPSLARTLRSLPARTLLHLELSSVAAGKGDSGLMEPIVQYLAKEGCALAHLTLSANHLGDKAIRDLCRCLSLCPSLISLDLSANPEISCVSLEELLSTLQKRPQGLSFLGLSGCAIQGPLGLGLWDKIAAQLRELQLCSRRLCAEDRDALRQLRPSRPCPGECTLDHGSKLFFRRL, encoded by the exons ATG ACGCCGCCCCAGGTCCGCCCTCGCACCCGCGACGCCTGCCAGGCCGTGCTGTGTCCCCGCCTAGGCCGCTACGCCGAAGCCCTGGAGCAGCACTGGCAGGAGCTGCGGCTCCGGGAGAGCGCTGACGACCCCCTGGGCTGTGCCGTGGCCCACCGCAAGATCGGAGAGCGCCTGGCCGAGATGGAGGACTACCCGACTGCCTTGCAG CACCAGCACCACTACCTGGAGCTAGCACATTCCCTGCGCAACCACACGGAGCTGCAGAGGGCCTGGGCCACCATCGGCCGCACCCACCTGGACATCTATGACCACTGCCAGTCGAGGGATGCTCTGCTGCAGGCACAGGCTGCCTTTGAGAAGAGCTTGGCTATTGTGGATGAGGAGCTGGAGG GGACACTGGCTCAGGGAGAGCTGAATGAGATGAGGACCCGCCTCTACCTCAACCTGGGTCTTACCTTTGAGAGCCTGCAGCAGACAGCCCTGTGCAACGATTACTTCAGGAAGAGCATCTTCCTTGCGGA GCAGAACCACCTTTACGAGGACCTGTTCCGCGCCCGCTACAACCTGGGCACCGTCCACTGGCGCGCGGGCCAGCACTCCCAGGCTATGCGCTGCTTGGAGGGTGCCCGGGAGTGTGCGCACACCATGAGGAAACGGTTCATGGAGAGCGAGTGCTGCGTGGCCATCGCACAG GTCCTCCAAGACCTGGGAGACTTTCTGGCTGCCAAGCGAGCCCTGAAGAAGGCCTACAGGCTGGGCTCCCAGAAGCCTGTGCAGAGAGCAGCCGTCTGTCAGAACCTCCAGCATG TGCTGGCAGTGGTCCGACTGCAGCAACAGCTGGAAGATGCCGAGGGAAGTGACCCTCAGGGCGCCATGGCCATCTGTGAGCAGCTAGGTGACCTCTTCTCCAAGGCAGGAGACTTTCCCAGGGCAGCTGAGGCTTACCAGAAGCAG CTACGTTTCGCTGAGCTGCTGGACAGACCGGGTGCCGAGCGGGCCATCATCCACGTGTCCCTGGCCGCCACACTGGGAGACATGAAGGACCACCGTGGGGCCGTGCGCCACTATGAGGAGGAGCTGAGGCTGCGCAGCGGCAACGTGCTGGAG gagGCCAAGACCTGGCTGAACATCGCACTGTCCCGTGAAGAGGCTGGCGATGCCTACGAACTGCTGGCCCCATGCTTCCAGAAGGCCCTCAGCTGTGCCCAGCAGGCCCAGCGGCCCCAGCTGCAG AGGCAGGTCTTGCAGCACCTCCATGCCGTGCAGCTGAGGCTGCAGCCCCAGGAGGCCCCTGGCACAGAAACCAGACTACAGGAGCTCAGTgtagatgaagatgaagatgaggaggaggaggcggcagcCACAGCGGAGTGCAAAGCCCTGGAGGCCAGTGAGGTGGAGCTCTCAGAGAGCG AGGACGACGCTGATGGCCTGACCCCGCAactggaggaggatgaggagctGCAGGGCCGCCCGGGCCGGCGGAAGGGGAGCAAG TGGAACCGGCGGAACGACATGGGGGAGACGCTGCTGCACCGAGCCTGCATCGAGGGCCAGCTGCGCCGCGTCCAGGACCTCGTGAGGCAG GGCCACCCCCTGAACCCTCGGGACTACTGTGGCTGGACGCCTCTGCACGAGGCCTGCAACTACGGGCATCTAG AAATTGTCCGCTTTCTGCTGGATCACGGGGCCGCAGTGGACGACCCGGGTGGCCAGGGCTGCGAAGGCATCACTCCCCTGCATGATGCCCTCAACTGTGGTCACTTTGAGGTGGCTGAGCTGCTGCTTGAACGGGGGGCGTCCGTCACCCTCCGCACTCGAAAG GGCCTCAGCCCGCTGGAGACGCTGCAGCAGTGGGTGAAGCTGTACCGCAGGGACCTGGACCTGGAGACGCGGCAGAAGGCCAGGGCCATGGAAATGCTGCTCCAGGCAGCCGCCTCAGGCCAAG ATCCCCACAGCTCCCAGGACTCCCTCACCATCCCAAGTAGCCTTCTGTTTGACCCTGAGACCTCTCCTCCTCTGAGCCCCTGCCCAAAACCCCCCTCTAATAGCACTAGACCCCCAGAGGCCTCTCAGGCCCGTGCCAGGGTCTCCCCAGGGCAGGCAGCACCAGCCGTGGCCAGGCCTCGGAGGAGCAGGCATGggccagccagcagcagcagttCGGAAGGTGAGGACAGCGCAGGCCCCCCGCGGCTGTCCCAGAAGAGGCCTCGGTGCTTGGCCACAGCACAACAGGTGGCAGCCCGGACGCCTGGCCCTGCCAGCAACAGGGAAGCAGCCGCAGCCAGCAACAGCCGGGCAGCCTACCAGGCAGCCATCTGGGGTGTGGGCAGTGCTCAGAGCCGGCTGGGGCCTCACCCACCTCGGGGCCAGAGCAAAGCCCTTGCCCCCCAGGCAGCGCTCATCCCGGAGGAGGAGTGCCTGGCTGGAGACTGGCTAGAGCTGGACACGCCCCTGACCCGCAGCCGCCGGCCCCGCCCCCAGGGCACTGGGGACAGCCGCAGGCCTAGTAGTACCTCCGGGTCGGACAGTGAGGAGAGCAGGCCCCGTGCCCGAGCCAAGCAGGTCCGCCTGACCTGCGTGCAGGGTTGCAGTGCACCGGTCAAGGCAGGGCCCAGCAGCCTGTCTTCAGAACCCTCAGGAAGCCCCAGCACCGCCAGGGTCTCAGAGCCCAGTGGGGACAGCTCTGCGGCAGGCCAGCCCTTG GGTCTGGCCATGCCACCTCCCATCCGGGTTCGAGTTCAAGTTCAGGATCATCTTTTCCTTATCCCTGTCCCACACAG CAGTGAGACCCACTCTGTGGCCTGGCTGGCCGAGCAGGCGGCCCAGCGCTACTACCAGACCTGTGGGCTGCTGCCCAGGCTCACCCTACGGAAAGAGGGGGCCCTGCTGGCCCCACAGGACCCCATCCCCGATGTGCTGCAGAGCAATGATGAG GTGTTGGCTGAGGTAACTTCGTGGGACCTGCCTCCGTTGACCGACCGCTACCGCAGGGCCTGCCAGAGCCTGGGGCAAG GGGAGCACCAACAGGTGCTGCAAGCCGTGGAGCTCCAGGGCTTGGGCCTCTCATTCAGCGCCTGCTCCCTGGCCCTGCACCAGGCCCAGCTTACACCCCTGCTGCGGGCCCTCAAGCTGCACACAGCACTCCGCGAGCTGCGCCTGGCAGGGAACCGGCTGGGGGACAAGTGTGTGGCTGAGCTGGTGGCTGCCCtgggcaccatgcccagcctggccctCCTCGACCTCTCCTCCAATCACCTGGGTCCTGAAGGCCTACGCCAGCTTGCCATGGGGCTCCCAGGCCAAGCCACCTTGCAG AGTTTGGAGGAGCTGGACTTAAGCATGAACCCCCTGGGGGACGGCTGTGGCCAGGCCCTGGCCTCCCTCCTGCGCACCTGCCCCTTACTCAGCACCCTGCGTCTACAGGCCTGTGGCTTTGGCCCCAGCTTCTTCCCGAGCCACCAGACAGCACTGAGTAGTGCTTTCCAAG ACGCTGAGCACCTGAAGACCCTGTGCCTGTCCTACAATGCCCTGGGAGCCCCATCCCTGGCCAGGACCCTGCGGAGCCTGCCCGCCCGCACCCTCCTGCACCTAGAGCTCAGCTCCGTGGCAGCCGGCAAGGGTGACTCAGGCCTCATGGAGCCCATAGTCCAATACCTGGCCAAG GAAGGCTGTGCTCTGGCCCACCTGACCCTGTCTGCAAACCACCTGGGGGACAAGGCCATTAGAGACCTGTGCAG ATGTCTCTCTCTGTGCCCCTCACTCATCTCGCTCGATCTGTCCGCAAACCCTGAGATCAGCTGTGTCAGCCTGGAAGAGCTACTGTCTACCCTCCAAAAGCGGCCCCAAGGCCTTAGCTTCCTTGGCTTGTCAG GCTGCGCCATCCAGGGTCCCCTGGGCCTGGGCTTGTGGGACAAGATCGCCGCGCAGCTCCGGGAACTGCAGCTGTGCAGCAGACGCCTCTGCGCCGAGGACCGGGACGCCCTGCGCCAGCTGCGGCCCAGTCGGCCGTGCCCCGGCGAGTGCACGCTGGACCACGGCTCCAAGCTCTTCTTCCGGCGCCTCTGA